A region from the Arachis ipaensis cultivar K30076 chromosome B01, Araip1.1, whole genome shotgun sequence genome encodes:
- the LOC107612046 gene encoding uncharacterized protein LOC107612046 yields MQEIQNVAREYINDEEVSQVVAANKREPAYSHAPPIIEVYQQIADKGILSKPRQLNDRTGGNKNLYCNYYKNYGHKTQDCFDLKDALEQAIREGKLAEFSHLIREPRRQDHDRSSDNKNRAVRQKQEPEEDNERGLTIVNIVAGRDVPPRSKSARRKDAKVLVVSLSSPAPPSRRVPSISSGPEDQWFDDLLENPPMVITARVGTGLVKRILVDTGAYSNIMFRNMFDALGLQDADLKTHQHGVVGLSDNFIKPDGIVSLPISIGEGREKRSVMAEFVVLRDSTAYNIILGRKTINEFGAVICTKLLVMKFVSDNALIGSVRGDLKTAVACDNASLSLRKKSKEASGSSWLT; encoded by the exons ATGCAAGAAATCCAAAACGTGGCTAGGGAGTATATCAATGATGAGGAGGTTAGCCAGGTCGTGGCAGCCAACAAGCGAGAGCCCGCCTACAGCCATGCCC CCCCAATTATTGAAGTTTATCAGCAGATCGCCGACAAAGGCATCCTGTCGAAGCCCCGACAACTCAATGATAGGACGGGAGGAAACAAAAAcctctattgcaactactacaaGAACTACGGCCACAAGACCCAAGATTGTTTCGACCTGAAAGATGCTCTAGAGCAGGCGATCCGGGAAGGGAAGTTGGCCGAATTCTCCCACCTTATAAGAGAACCCCGGAGACAGGATCACGATCGATCTAGCGACAACAAGAACCGCGCCGTGAGACAGAAGCAAGAACCCGAGGAGGACAATGAGCGCGGCCTCACTATTGTAAATATTGTAGCCGGGAGAGATGTTCCGCCCAGGTCGAAGTCGGCAAGAAGAAAAGACGCAAAAGTGTTAGTCGTGTCATTATCTAGCCCCGCGCCTCCCTCCAGGAGGGTACCATCGATATCGTCCGGGCCCgaggaccaatggttcgacgaCTTACTGGAGAACCCTCCCATGGTAATCACAGCTAGAGTTGGAACCGGCCTAGTAAAGCGAATTCTAGTAGACACTGGAGCTTATTCGAACATCATGTTTCGCAACATGTTTGATGCTTTAGGCCTCCAAGACGCCGACCTGAAGACCCACCAACACGGTGTGGTTGGCTTGAGCGACAACTTTATTAAGCCTGATGGGATAGTCTCCCTACCGATCTCAATAGGAGAAGGCCGAGAGAAAAGGTCGGTAATGGCGGAGTTCGTCGTTTTAAGGGACTCCACGGCCTACAACATCATCTTGGGTAGAAAAACCATCAATGAGTTTGGAGCAGTAATTTGTACTAAGCTACTGGTGATGAAGTTTGTTTCTGATAATGCGTTAATTGGATCTGTCAGGGGAGATTTGAAAACGGCGGTCGCTTGCGACAACGCCAGTCTCTCCCTAAGGAAGAAATCCAAAGAAGCATCCGGGTCTTCTTGGCTGACCTAA